A single window of Ictalurus punctatus breed USDA103 chromosome 27, Coco_2.0, whole genome shotgun sequence DNA harbors:
- the tsg101b gene encoding tumor susceptibility 101b (The RefSeq protein has 6 substitutions compared to this genomic sequence): MAVNENTLRKMLAKSYKYRDLTIRDVTNVTNQYRDLKTVMDIYVFNDGNNRELLSLTGTVPVNFKGTVYNIPICLWLLDTYPYNPPICFVKPTSAMMIKTGKHVDANGKIYLPYLHEWKHPESDLFGLIQVMIVVFGEEPPVFARPTTQTAYPGFQAAGPPNASYLPNTPSTPFGQSYSPNPGGFQGYPYPAATSGYPATSGTPHYTPTTAGGPSRDATIGEDTIRASLVSAVSDKLRWRMKEKMDRSQAELDALKRTEEDLKKGHQKLEEMVSKLDQEIADVDRNVELQKKKDEELTAALDKMEQQSENSDIDELLVPTAPLYRQILNLYAEENAIEDTIFYLGEALRRDIIDLDVFLKHVRLLSRKQFQLRALMQKARKTAGLSDLY, encoded by the exons ATGGCTGTAAACGAAAATGCTCTTCGGAAAATGCTGGCTAAG AGTTATAAATACAGAGACCTGACCATTAGGGATGTCACTAATGTGACAAATCAGTACAAGGACCTGAAGACTGTGATGGACATTTATG TGTTCAACGATGGCAACAACAGAGAGTTACTAAGTCTTACAGGAACTGTACCAGTGAACTTTAAAG gAACTGTATACAACATTCCCATTTGCCTGTGGCTGCTAGACACCTATCCATACAATCCTCCCATCTGCTTTGTCAAGCCCACCAGTGCCATGATGATCAAAACAGGGAAACATGTCGATGCCAATGGAAAAATCTACCTCCCGTATTTGCATGAATGGAAACAT CCGGAGTCAGATTTGTTTGGGCTGATCCAGGTGATGATTGTGGTTTTTGGAGAAGAGCCACCAGTTTTTGCCAGGCCCACCACACAGACCGCTTATCCAGGATTCCAAGCTGCTGGTCCACCTAACA cTTCCTACCTGCCAAACACACCAAATACTCCATTTGGCCAGAGTTACTCTCCTAACCCAGG AGGGTTTCAAGGTTATCCCTACCCTGCTGCCACTTCTGGATACCCAGCCACATCTGGAACACCACACTATACTCCCACCACAGCTGGAG GTCCCAGTCGTGATGCCACCATTGGTGAGGACACAATCCGAGCATCTCTGGTGTCTGCAGTGAGCGATAAGCTGCGCTGGCGGATGAAGGAGGAGATGGACCGATCTCAGGCTGAACTGGATGCTCTCAAGAGGACCGAGGAGGACCTGAAAAAGGGACACCAGAAGCTGGAGGAGATGGTGTCCAAACTGGACCAAGAGATA GCTGATGTGGACAGAAACGTAGAACTGCTGAAGAAGAAGGATGAGGAGCTCACAGCTGCTCTGGACAAAATGGAGCAGCAATCAGAGAATAGTGATATCGATGAACTCCTCGTACCCACAGCGCCGCTATACCGCCAAATTCTGAACCTGTATGCTGAAGAGAACGCTATCGAAGACACTATCTTCTATCTGGGTGAGGCTCTACGCAGAGACATCATCGACTTGGACGTCTTCCTCAAG CATGTGAGACTTCTCTCACGGAAGCAGTTCCAGTTGCGTGCTTTGATGCAGAAAGCCAGAAAAACTGCAGGCCTCAGCGACCTCTACTGA